The genomic segment AGGCGTTGCGGTGATGCCTTGCTTGTCGCCGAGGTTGGGAGCCCCGTAAATCGGGTTGTTCATCTTAATATCCCGGTCGATATGGCTCTCCCCTTCGGAGCGTTGCGCTTTGCGCTTCTGTGCAGGCATCTGGGTTGTACTACCGGATTCGTAATCCTTCCGGGCACTGATGTCGTAGTTGGTGCCCCTCTCGATCTTCTTCGCTTTCTGGATCAGTCCGATCTTCGTCGCATTGACTTTGCTGTTCGGGATGAACTCGAGCTCGATCTCTGCGCCGTCTTTGACCGGGCCGTAGTTGTTCGTCTGCCAGTCGCCACCGCTCGTCTGGACAGCGCGGTGAATGACCGTCCGTCCGATTGTGCTGCTCCCCTGTGCGACGTGGGTGAGCTCGTGCGCGACGAGCTCCTTACCCCTGGGAGACGACAGGTCAAACTCGCCGCTACCAAAGAAGACGTTATTTCCATATGTAAACGCCCGGGCACCGAGTTTGCCGCTCAGTTCGTGCGAATCGGTACCGTCGTGCACCCGGACATCAGAGAGATCGGCTCCCGTCGCCCGCTCCACCGCGGGACGGATTCCACCGTCCAGGGAGCGCCCGCCCCTGATTGCGGAGTGCAAGCGACGCTCAAGCTGGACCGGCAACGGAGCGCCAGACTCGCCTCCGCTGAGCCTCAGGGCGGGGGTCGCCTCGGTCGTTGCGCGCCGGACGGTAGTTTCCTCCCCCCTGTGCATGACGCCCGGCCGGCCGGAACTGCTTGCACCCCGCGCTCTTGGGCCCTCGAGATCGGCGACGACAGCACGTGCAACATCATCTGCGTTGCGCTCATGGTCGCTGCCAGCGTCCCCGACGAGGATGTTGGATGATCCGGGATCGTGTCGATTCTGGAGTAGCGCGGTAACGGCGCGGTTGCCGACAGTTCGTTGGAGCATGAGCACGGACCGCTCGCCTGAAGCGATCTGGTCGAGCGGGCCCGCGGCCGGGAAACGTCGCGCGCTCGTCGGAGCATTGTCACGTCGATTCGCCATCCACCGCTGCTGCCGCAAGACGCCCAACGTCTCCCACCTCGGCGCATGAGTCTAAAAAATGTTCAGCGCGGCACAGGGCACCGCACTGACGCGGATGGTATCGCGGAAGGTCGGTCAGCGGTAAGGAGAGTTGTTCCGTCCGCCGTGGAGTTGGAAGTCAGACGTTCATCGCCTCCGAAATCGGTCTCGACCTCCCCACCAGGGCATACGCGGTGGTAGCGGGCTGACCACGTGTTGGTCCGTCCCTGATGCGCCTTGAGGGTGTGCGGGAACAGAACTTCGTACCGAACGACGCTCGACGCCGCGGCAATAGCCGACCCGATCCACGGTTCGCGCCGCATCTGTCGTCCCGCTGCCCCTGGTCCGAGAGAGCCACGAAGAAGAGCACCGGGGCTCCGCCCCCCGCCCCCCGGCCCTTTCAGGGAGAGCCCTCGGGGCGGACGCCACGAACGAGGAGCTGCGAGGCGCAGCTCGGACCGAGCCAGGGACGTTCGAGTTCTGCCGGACCCTGGTGGGGGTTGCGGGCGCGAGGCCGATTCGGCGCTCGCGCTGGACCGGCCTCCGGGCGCTGATCTGTGCGCGCCCTACCCGGTGGTAGCTGACACAGGTCTCAACCCAGCTCCCGGCACGCGTTAAGGGCTAACTGACTGCCGATCCGGTTGGGACGACGATGCGGCATCTCCGAAGCAATGCCCTACGTGGCAGGGTGTCCGTGTACTCGCTTGTACTGCTTTGTCGCGGCGGCGATGAGCTGTGCCTGAGTAGGCGGCTTCTTGGGATTGCCGGACCACCCAAACCCAAGCAGGTACAGGAATGCCCCGTCTGCAAAGACGACGTTGTAGCCAGTACCTGAACTTCCGCTCAGTCGGTAGCCACGAGCGTTGGGTATTCCGCTGACTCGGAACGACTGGTAGGTGTCTGGCGACTTGGTCGTCGACTTCTCCTTCTGGACGTCGGCGGCGAGCTCACTTAGGGCATCCTTCGGCGCGCCCAACTGCATGACCCACGAAAGTCCGCTCCAGGGCTCTTGTATGGGCGTGCCGAGCTGGCGGATGACCACGGCAACGAAGCCCTCCTTGCGAAGTCGGGCGATATCTGTCGCAGATTGAGCCGCGGTATCGCCCGAGCCGCTCTCCCACTGCTGAGAAGTCTTGTCCAGTGTCGTCGACTGTCCAGACACGGACACGAAACCGGGAAACTCACTCGATTCGATCAGGCGAGCGCTGAGCGATAACGGTGTCGTGGTAGCCGCGGCAGTACCCGCCGCCGACAGCGCGAGCACGACCGCCACTCCGATGATCCTGATGGGACGCACAAGCGGACCCTTGTCTTGATCCAACCTCGTGTCAAGCAACGCTCTTGGACGGACGACCGTCCGTGAAGAGGCGTTGTGGGAGACCGAAGGGTGCCCCGCTCGTGCCGGTCGCGAACACAGATTGCACGCCCGAATGACAGTCGAGTGTCAAGAGACGGCAGCGCAGATCAGATCTCGCCGCATGTGTCGTCCCGCTACGCCTGGTCCGAGAGAGCCACGAAGAAGAGCACCGGGGCTCCGCCCCCCGCACCCCCGCCCGTTCGAGGAGAGATCCTCGGCGGACGCCGCGAACGACGAGCTGCGATCCGGGCTCGGTTCGAGAACGGTGACATTGCGATGGTTGCGGCCCTGCTGATAGTCGCGGGCGCCTGTCAATCCGCGCTTCGCAGGAACACGCCTACCTAAGCATTCCAACCAACCGTGCCTATCCCCAGTGATGTGGCATTCGCCTTCGCTGGTGCCCCGCCGAAGTGCGATCCGGCCATGACCCGATGCCGCGGCTACGTCGAGAAGAGCTGAATGTTGTCGCGAGCGGACCCGGGAGCAAGTGGCCCCCGGGTCCGCTCCTTATCCTCCGTCAGCGAGAACGTTGACGGTTGACGTAGGTGATTACGTCGTCGGGGACGAGGCGTCCGATCGTCTTCGACGAGTACACCGCGACCTCGATTCGTCCGTCAGGTGTCAGGAGGAAGTTCGACGCCTCGAGCACCCCGCGGTCACGGTTTATGTAACCCCTGAGCAGCATGGCCATCTCCTCGAGATCGACGCCGTAACCGATCGGGAAGGTGAGGCCGTGCCGGTCCACCGTCTCCTTCGCGTGCGCCCCGTCGTCGACCGAGAAGGCCACGACCGCAATCCCCGCCTCGGTAAGACGCGGCATCGCCTCCTGGAAGCTCGCCAGGTGCGCATTGCAGAAGCCGCACCACGACCCGCGGTACGCGAGCACCGCGGCATACGAACCAGCGAGATCGTCTGGCAATACGAGCCTTCCGCCGCCGACGACCGGAAGCTCGAATTTCGGGAAAGCGTCGCCGTTGTTGAGACCTTCCATCTTGTCCACTCCCTCTGTGGCGAACGCGCGACCAAGTATCTCGTGAAACGCGCTCTCGTCGATTGACGACCGTCGGGGTACCTGCACCTTCGGTAGTCGTAACTCTTCGACCAGACAACTCCGTCGTGCCACGAGTCTGGCTGCCGACGAGTCGCCTGGCACCGATGGGGCACGCGCAACGTCGTTACGTGGCTACGGCGCGACCCTCGCCATCGAGACGCGAACGGCCTCAAGTGCGCCGTCAGGCAGACTTTTCGCGCCACCGAGGGCCATCGCCCCCAATTCCGCCTCGGCTGCTTCCTCGAGGACAGTGAGCAGTGCCGCGGTCGCTTCCACGCTTGCTCCGAACACGAGCACGCCGTGATTGCCGAGGAGGACGGCGTTTGTGCCAGGGCGTTCCCGGACAAGTTCGACGATCGCCTCGACGGAACGCTCCGATCCGCGCGGCGCCCACGCAGCGACTGGCACCTCCTCTGCTTGCCCGAAGCGGAGCAGCGCCTCGTAGCGGGCGGGAACAGGAAGGTTCGCCATCGCGAAGGCAAGGAGGTTCGGCGAGTGGGTGTGGACGACGGCACCGACCTCAGGGCGTGCGAGGTAGACCTTGGTGTGCATGGTGATGATCTCGGCATTGGTCGGAGCGAGATCGCCTTCGACGAGGCCTCCATCGAGGCGGACCACCGCGAAGTCTTCGACCGTGAGCTCCCGCACCTGACCGGTTGACGTGAGGACTATCTCCTCAGAATTGACCCGCGCCGAGAAGTTGGCGTGGCCTGAGTGCGACATGATGCCAGCCCGAAAGAATCCTGACGATGCGTTGACGACAGCAATCCGCTCGTCGAGGTGAGACGGGCCATGTGAGGTCGTGGTCATCGCCTTCTCCTTCCGGCGCTCACTCGGAGTGGCGAGAGGCCGAGCGTAGTTCGGAGGTCGTGGTGAGCCTGTCGGACTCATGCTGATCGCCCGCCTCGACCCTGGTCACCTCCCCGGAATCGAATAGCGTCGCGCCAACCGGGAGGAGGGCACCCATGACTGAGGCAGCCGTGATGACCATCGTCGACTTCCACTGTCACTACGCGGGCCCCGAGTGGCCAGCCTTGCCACCTGTCAACTCCCTCCCGGAGCATGTTGCGCGCTGGATGGGACTCGCGCAGCGCATTGCTGACCTTGATGGCCTGCTCCGCGAGCAAGCAGAAGTCGGGATGGACCTCCGAGTGCTGAGTGCACCCCCAGCGCTTGTCACACCGGATGGCGAGCGTCTTGGGATTCCTGTCATGCGGGCGATGAACGACCATCTCGCCGAGGTCCTCGACCATCGCGACCACCTTGCAGGGCTCGCCACGATCGATGCGTTTCAGGGCGATGATGCAGCCCTTGAGGTTGAGCGGGCGAGCCGCGAGCTCGGCCTTTCGGGAATCGTGGTCGACTGTGCGCACGGTGACCGCTTTCTCGATGCCCCCGAAGCACGTGCGACGCTGCAGGCCGCTGCCGATCTTGGGGTGCCGGTCTTCGCTCACCCCGTC from the Acidimicrobiales bacterium genome contains:
- a CDS encoding DUF4157 domain-containing protein, encoding MGVLRQQRWMANRRDNAPTSARRFPAAGPLDQIASGERSVLMLQRTVGNRAVTALLQNRHDPGSSNILVGDAGSDHERNADDVARAVVADLEGPRARGASSSGRPGVMHRGEETTVRRATTEATPALRLSGGESGAPLPVQLERRLHSAIRGGRSLDGGIRPAVERATGADLSDVRVHDGTDSHELSGKLGARAFTYGNNVFFGSGEFDLSSPRGKELVAHELTHVAQGSSTIGRTVIHRAVQTSGGDWQTNNYGPVKDGAEIELEFIPNSKVNATKIGLIQKAKKIERGTNYDISARKDYESGSTTQMPAQKRKAQRSEGESHIDRDIKMNNPIYGAPNLGDKQGITATPMSKLDMSPEAQKQGTASNYQLGYRYKKGLIFKKTAERSAKLYDKPNMPGATNAAGDKKNPQKSEMTFETTAHAIDGVQKGQYYGSVSWGFKIDDGNGAVLEPLAVASAGNTTAAMKQVMTNWNQGEFDTGKKNPQIPIW
- a CDS encoding redoxin domain-containing protein — protein: MQVPRRSSIDESAFHEILGRAFATEGVDKMEGLNNGDAFPKFELPVVGGGRLVLPDDLAGSYAAVLAYRGSWCGFCNAHLASFQEAMPRLTEAGIAVVAFSVDDGAHAKETVDRHGLTFPIGYGVDLEEMAMLLRGYINRDRGVLEASNFLLTPDGRIEVAVYSSKTIGRLVPDDVITYVNRQRSR
- a CDS encoding class II aldolase/adducin family protein translates to MTTTSHGPSHLDERIAVVNASSGFFRAGIMSHSGHANFSARVNSEEIVLTSTGQVRELTVEDFAVVRLDGGLVEGDLAPTNAEIITMHTKVYLARPEVGAVVHTHSPNLLAFAMANLPVPARYEALLRFGQAEEVPVAAWAPRGSERSVEAIVELVRERPGTNAVLLGNHGVLVFGASVEATAALLTVLEEAAEAELGAMALGGAKSLPDGALEAVRVSMARVAP
- a CDS encoding amidohydrolase family protein; amino-acid sequence: MTIVDFHCHYAGPEWPALPPVNSLPEHVARWMGLAQRIADLDGLLREQAEVGMDLRVLSAPPALVTPDGERLGIPVMRAMNDHLAEVLDHRDHLAGLATIDAFQGDDAALEVERASRELGLSGIVVDCAHGDRFLDAPEARATLQAAADLGVPVFAHPVSLAELSAELAPLGNWGRMLARGTSSAASLLALVNSGVLDEVHGLRIVFAWLGGGGLVVAGTLQGAERLRRTTPEAERWHIYFDTMGFEPSAVRYAVDLLGSDHVLVGSDWPIGLTAATRARVAATLAAAGLDPADQERVSSANALELLGR